Proteins encoded within one genomic window of Panicum virgatum strain AP13 chromosome 1N, P.virgatum_v5, whole genome shotgun sequence:
- the LOC120656790 gene encoding protein DETOXIFICATION 49-like — translation MSSRAAAAVACGDAAGAGEATLFTAPLLAPEAGEGEMPPPPVLLSRKPRGRLARAVKEAWSVSLSVTFPMAPSVSVAAAGAEARSILGLALPMILTGLLLYLRSMISMLFLGRLGGLALAGGSLAIGFANITGYSVLSGLAMGMEPICGQAFGAGHHGLLGVTTQRTVLMLLAAAVPIGGLWAHMRPLLLLCGQDAGIAAAAETYILASLPDLLLQALLHPVRIYLRAQSINLPLTLCAALAIALHLPINYVLVSVLGLGIRGVALASVLANLNLVLFLFAYILIWGVHRRTGGFALSAESFRGWGELAGLALPSCVSVCLEWWWYEIMILLCGLLANPQATVASMGILIQTTSLIYIFPSSLGLGVSTRVSNELGANRPDHAARAATVGLVLGFAFGGVASTFAYLVRGAWAAMFTADPAIVALTASVLPILGACELGNCPQTAGCGVLRGSARPKDAASINLRSFYLVGTPVALVLAFWYHYDFQGLWLGLLAAQAACVVRMLLVIGRTDWTAEAKRAQQLAGAGGALEIKDGMEVGAAGGDDDPGMPIVVVIERPKDQC, via the coding sequence ATGTcgtctcgcgccgccgccgcggtggcgtgcggggatgccgccggcgccggcgaggcgacGCTCTTCACTGCGCCCCTGCTCGCCCCCGAGGCCGGGGAGGGAGAGATGCCGCCGCCCCCGGTGCTGCTCTCGCGCAAGCCGCGGGGCCGGCTCGCCAGGGCGGTGAAGGAAGCCTGGTCCGTGTCCCTGTCCGTCACATTCCCCATGGCGCCGTCCGTGtcggtggccgcggcgggcgcggaggcGCGCTCCATCCTGGGCCTCGCGCTGCCGATGATCCTCACGGGCCTGCTGCTCTACCTCCGCTCCATGATCTCCATGCTCTTCCTCGGCCGCCTCGGCGGGCTCGCGCTCGCCGGGGGGTCCCTCGCCATCGGCTTCGCCAACATCACGGGGTACTCCGTGCTGTCGGGCCTCGCCATGGGGATGGAGCCCATCTGCGGGCAGGCCTTCGGCGCGGGCCACCACGGGCTCCTCGGCGTCACCACGCAGCGCACCGTGCTgatgctcctcgccgccgccgtgcccatcGGCGGGCTCTGGGCGCACATGCGGCCCCTGCTCCTGCTCTGCGGCCAGGACGCCGgcatcgccgcggccgccgagacCTACATTCTCGCCTCCCTCCCGGACCTGCTCCTCCAGGCGCTCCTCCACCCCGTCCGCATCTACCTCCGGGCGCAGTCCATCAACCTGCCTCTCACCCTCTGCGCTGCGCTCGCCATCGCGCTCCACCTGCCCATCAACTACGTGCTCGTCTCCGTCCTCGGGCTCGGCATCCGCGGGGTGGCATTGGCCTCCGTGCTGGCCAACCTGAACctcgtcctcttcctcttcgcCTACATCCTGATCTGGGGCGTGCACCGGCGCACCGGCGGCTTCGCGCTCTCCGCCGAGAGCTTCCGCGGCTggggcgagctcgccggcctcgcGCTGCCGAGCTGCGTCAGCGTCTGCCTCGAGTGGTGGTGGTACGAGATCATGATCCTGCTGTGCGGCCTGCTCGCCAACCCGCAGGCGACGGTGGCCAGCATGGGCATCCTCATCCAGACCACGTCGCTCATCTACATCTTCCCTTCCTCGCTCGGCTTGGGCGTCTCGACGCGCGTCAGCAACGAGCTCGGCGCGAACCGCCCGGACCACGCGGCCCGCGCGGCGACGGTCGGCCTCGTGCTCGGGTTCGCGTTCGGCGGCGTGGCGTCCACGTTCGCGTACCTCGTGCGGGGCGCCTGGGCGGCCATGTTCACGGCCGACCCGGCGATCGTCGCGCTCACCGCGTCCGTGCTGCCCATCCTGGGCGCCTGCGAGCTCGGCAACTGCCCGCAGACCGCCGGCTGCGGCGTGCTGCGGGGCAGCGCGCGGCCCAAGGACGCCGCCAGCATCAACCTCCGCTCCTTCTACTTGGTGGGCACGCCCGTGGCGCTCGTCCTCGCCTTCTGGTACCACTACGACTTCCAGGGCCTGTGGCTCGGCCTcctcgcggcgcaggcggcCTGCGTCGTGCGCATGCTGCTGGTGATCGGCCGGACGGATTGGACCGCCGAGGCCAAGCGCGcgcagcagctcgccggagcaggaggcgcgcTGGAGATCAAAGACGGCATGGAAGTTGGAGCGGCCGGGGGAGACGACGACCCGGGCATGCCTATCGTCGTAGTGATCGAGCGACCAAAGGATCAGTGCTGA